AAAAATTCAGCATCAAAGCAGATGGCGAGATGCCATTGGTGTCAATTTCAGATGAAACTCCTTTAAAACCTCGTTTCCAGTCTCCTACTGGAAATGCAACTCAAAAGCGGCTCTGCCGCCAGCAAGGGAGGCGGAGCCTCAAGATGGTTCCCAGTCGGAGACTGGGAACAAGATAATATCTAACACCAATGGCAAGATGCCCACCCCACAATAAATAGATAGTTGGATGTTTTTTGATTTAGGAGTTTCTTACTTCCCGTGTGTGTCGCTCTGGATCAACAAAATAACTTTTAAAATAAAATATCCAGACAATATCAAAACAAGTTATAACTATAAAAAACGAGATAATTTTATCACTCTTGCAAGAAGAACTAATAACACCACCAAAAGAAATAATTTTTAATCCCTCTTATACCCAGCAGAATGGAGCCGCATATTTAGGTGATAGCCTTAAACTTATTAAATTCATTGACGATAATAGTATCAATTTAATTATTACATCACCACCATTTGCTCTTACACGAAAAAAAGAATACGGTAACGAAAGTGCGGAAAAATATATTGAGTGGTTCTTACCTTTTGCATCCGAATTTAAAAGAGTGCTGGCAGAGAATGGCTCATTCGTACTAGATTTAGGTGGTGCTTACTTACCTGGTAATCCCGTTCGGAGTATTTACCAATACGAACTTTTAGTTAGATTATGCAAGGAAGTAGGTTTTTTTCTTGCTCAAGAATTTTACCACTATAATCCGTCGCGACTGCCAACCCCTGCTGAGTGGGTGACAATCAGACGGATTCGTGTGAAAGATTCTGTAAATACAGTTTGGTGGTTATCTAAAACACCAAATCCTAAAGCAGATAATAGAAAAGTTTTGAAGCCTTATAGCCAAAGTATGAAACAGTTACTCAAAAATGGCTATAAAGCAAAAATACGTCCTAGTGGACATGATATTTCTGATAAATTTCAAAAGGATAACCAGGGTGCAATTCCACCAAATTTACTAGAAATTGCTAATACTGAATCTAATAGTGCCTATTTACGACGCTGTAAAACAGCAGAAATTAGACCCCATCCAGCACGTTTTCCTCAAGGATTCGCCGAGTTTTTCATCAAATTCTTAACTGATGAAGGTGATATAGTATTAGATCCATTTGCAGGTTCTAATACAACTGGCTTTGTTTCTGAGAATCTACAACGCCGCTGGATATCTTTTGAAATTAATGAAAATTACGTAATGGGAAGTCGTTATCGATTTGGCCAATAACTAAATTAAGTGAAGAGTCAAGAGTCAGAAGTTAAAATTTATAATTTATAACTCGTAACTTATAACTCATAACTGCTTACTTAAATTTCTCCATTTACCTGCATTTGATGAACTTGATCTGCTAACTCTTGACGACCTTGATCATCTAGTTTGTCAATAGCTAACATCCCCATAAGAATAACTTCTTTCAGGGTCAAACGTGTAGAATGTGCCTGTTTTTGCACAATCTCTTTAATAATGGGACTAACACCAATCGCTGTACTAGCTCTAGCCACGTAAAAAAAAGGAAACACTAATGATTCAGCCTAAATCTTAGCACTTCTAATGAAGTTATTCTCTAGAGTTAAAACTTAATTTAAATGTGTTTCAACTCATACTTCAATGAGTAAACATAAATTTCAAATGAAGTATATAGGAATCCGATTTGATTACGGAATTTATTTGTGTAGGGAAGAACAAGGAACCGAGAGGAAGGTAATAGGTGTGTACTGAGTTTTTTCAAAAATCAAATATGAGTTTTATAGTAAGTTCTCAAATTCTCAGTATGGCAAACTTAATACTTGCTTATTGATGACACACCATCGTATGATATCAATATTATCGATGATTACACTTACAACCTATTACTCTTTGATAACTGATGCATTTGCACTGCTCAATTTCACATCACAAAGTGAAAAGTATGGTAATTTGATCAAAAGCAAAAACCTCTCTCCTGAGATGCTCACAAATCACTCACTAATCACCGAGTTTACCAACACTTAATTTGTGGCAACTGAGTGTAAAAAATGTAGTCCGACTAAATCAGTGCTTTCAGTAGAACCATTCTCATAAATAATACTTCTATACTACTGATAAAACCCTACTTTAAAGAGATCGTAAATTGTCAAATATAATCTCGTGAATACGCTTTACAGAACTATACAGTGTAAATAAGAATAGTAGATTAACCGAAGTAAAATTTTCCTGAATACAGACAACGAATGCTGTGATATGGAAAAGCAGTGAGTAGAGGAGAGAAAGCGATGAGGGACCCTTATCTGTTGGCAGCAGGCTTGTTAACAGGATTAGCAATACCAGCATCGGCTCTTCCACATCTGTCCATTGTCCTGCCAGAAAATTCTAGATTCCTGTGGGATTTAAAACAGGGTTCGCAGGCAATAGTCAGTACAAAAATTATCAAGAATGTCGATCTCTCCTTACCAGAACTGAGCGGCCAAGCGTTCCAACCCTTAAAAAGTTCGCAGCTATCAGTAGGTGAGAAAAACATCCCTAGCGTACCAGAATTCGGCAGTCCGGGATTACCAACCCCAACAGAGTCATCACTTAACCCCAGCACCCAAGCAACTACCCTCTTATTGACATCTGGGAATCAACTTTACTACCAAAGATTGGCGGCTCTGAAAACAGGTCAGATTTATACACGCGTAGATAGTGATAATTTGCAATCATTGTGGGAGTCGATCAAGAAACGTCAACTAACTTATGACGACTGGAAAAGTTTACTAGCTTTAGAAGCGAGAGCGATCGCTCAAGGTCAAGGCCCAAATCATCTAAGTATCTTAGTTGGTGATTCTTTGAGCATGTGGTTTCCGAGAGAAAAACTGCCTGCTGGTAAATTGTGGCTGAATCAAGGCATATCTGGAGATACCTCTAGTGGCGTTTTAAAAAGATTGGGGGCATTTTCGGCAACACGACCAGATGTAATTTACATCATGGCTGGGATTAACGACTTACGAAAAGGTGCTAGTGATGAAACAATTTTGCGTAATTATCGCCGGATTGTCAGGCATTTACGACAGGCTCACCCCCAAGCTCAAATTATTGTCCAATCAATTTTACCTACTCGTCTACCAAAAATTTCCAATAGCCGCATTCGTCACATCAACATCCAACTAACCGTGATTGCCAAACAAGAAGGCGCTAATTATCTAAATATTTATAGCTCGTTTACAGATATGGAAGGCAATTTGCGCCCAGAGTTGACCACAGATGGGTTGCACTTGTCTCAAGAGGGATATGACGTGTGGCGAACGGCACTACAGCAGATAGAATACAAGCTCACTCAGCGTCAGAATTGAGCGATCGCTTTGCCGATATTGGAGCGATATCTACGACGGACTGCGCCTACGCAATTTTTAAATTTATGGAAGTTACTGATACCGATGCTATCAACATACGTTCTGTAATTGAATACCAATTGGCAGCTTTTAAAAAAGATGACGCTCAAGGCGCTTTTACCTTCGCTAGTCCGGCAATTCAGACGCAATTCGGAACCCCAGAAAATTTTATGCTTATGGTAAAAACAAGCTACCCAGCAGTATATCGCCCTCGTTCTGTCTTTTTTGAGAAAATAACAACCATCCACGGAAGCATAACTCAACCAGTGCTGCTACTTGCTCCTGATGGAGTTCCCTTAAGGGCTTTATATTTTATGGAAAAACAGCTCGATCGTATCTGGAGGATTAACGGTTGCTTTCTAGTTTCTCTAGAAGGTAAATAAATTCTATTTTTATACAACCAAAATTTTATACTTTAACGCCCAAGGCTTCCCGATTTAAAACCTGATTCAACTTACCGCTACGATAACCTTCTAAATCTAAGGTTACATAGATAAACCCAAAATCTTGAAATGCCGAAACTAATGTTTGTAAATCGTTAGTTAACACAAACTCTTTAATTTGTTCGGGTGGTAATTCAATACGTGCTGTATCTCCTTCCGATCGCACGCGCAAATTCTGCCAACCTAGTTTTCGGAGATAAATTTCTCCTCTACCGACTCGTTGCAACTTAGCGACAGTGATCTCTTCACCGTAAGGAAACCGGGAACTGAGGCAAGGTTGAGCAGGTTTATCCCACCAAGGTAAACCGAGTTGTTGCGAAAGTTGGCGAACTTCTAATTTCGTGACACCAATTTCTGCTAAAGGCGATCGCGCCCCTCTTTCCTTAGCCGCCTGAATTCCTGGACGATAATCATGCAAATCATCGGCATTTACCCCATCCACGACATAAGGATAACCCAACTCTAAAGCTAAAGGTTTGAGAGTGTCGTGCAACTCACTTTTGCAAAAATAACAGCGATTAACAGGGTTAGAAGTGTAATTGGGATTTTCCATCTCGTGAGTCTGGACGATTTTATGAGGAATCCCAATTGTTGCAGCTTGAATTTTCGCGTCTTCCAACTCTTCTGGTAATAGTGAAGGAGAAACAGCCGTGACAGCCAAAGCGCGATCGCCCAACACATCATAGGCAATTTTGGCAACCAAAGTGCTATCAACACCCCCAGAGTAGGCAATCAACGCCTGCTCCATTTCTGTAAATAAGGCTCTTAATTGCTCAAATTTTTCTGTCAGCATCATTTCCCAATCCTGCCAAAACCCTATAGCACCCAACAATTTCTATTGTAGTCATTAGTTATGGGGCATGGGGCTGGGGCATTGGGCATTGGGCGGAGGCAGGAGAAGGTAAAAGTTCTTTAATTTTGAATTTTGAATTTTGAATTCTTAATCCCTACTCCCCACCCAGCGAAGTTGGTGCTTTGCTGTACTTGGCTACCAGACTGGCTAAAAGTGGTAAATCAATCGGTTTAGAAATATAGTCATTTACTCCAGCGGCTAGACAAGTTTCGCGATCGCCTTTCATCGCCATTGCTGTTTGAACAATTACCGGAATCGTCCGATATTGCGGATGTTCTCGCAGTTGTTGTACCAAGTTAAGACCATTTGCATCTGTTAGACAAACATCCATTAAAATCACCGCTGGCTCTAACACAGTTAGAGTTTCCCACATCTCAGCAGCATTCTTAACCCAAGTCACCTGATATCCCAATTTACGTAGATAAATTTGCATCAAATCAGCATTTGGTAAATCATTTTCTACCAACAAAATCTCTACAGAGGAACTAGGTGTAAAATGCAGAGGAAATGAAGAAAATTTTGTTTCCTCATCCGCCTCATCTCCCCGCGCTCCTATTTCTTGCTTAAAGGGAAGTACCAGGGTAAAACGCGAGCCGCGATTTACTTCAGATTCCACTTTCACAGAACCACCGTGAATTTTGGCAAGTTTCTGAGTCACTGCTAAACCCAAACCAGTACCTTCAACACCACCTGCTACAGCCTTGGCAATTTGGAAATAGGGTTCAAACAGTTGAACTTGGTCTTCTTGGGAAATGCCACTGCCAGTATCCCACACAGTAAAATGCACAAATACACCTTTAGGAGCAACTCGTAAGCCAACACTTCCTTCACTGGTAAACTTTAGAGCGTTGAAGATTAAATTCAACAGCATTTGCTTGAGTCGTAAGGGGTCGGCTACTAAGGTTGTAATATCGGGTTCAAGTTCTAAGCACAGTTTCAAACCCTTATTAGCGGCTTTCTCTTTCACTAGTGCCAAAACATTGCTACACAGCAGTGGCACATCTATTATTTCCCACTGTACTTCTAGCTGATTTGCTTCAATTTTAGAGAGATCCAAAATATCATTGATCAGAGCTAGCAAGTGCTTGCCGCTAGACTGAATGATATTTAAATACTCTTGCTGGCGTTCTTTAGTTGGTTCGTACCCTGGTGCTAAAAGCAGGTGGGTAAACCCAATAATAGAACTAAGTGGTGTGCGAATTTCGTGGCTGGTGTTTGCCAAAAACTGATTTTTGAGTTGATTAGTGCGCTCCAATTCTTGATTAGAGTTGCTTAACTGTTGATACCGTTGCGACCAAGACAGGATATGTCTAAGTTGTACCAAAGCTGTAGTACAGTATTTGGCAGACCTTGCCATCAATTGCGATCTGAGTTGAGCTTGTGATTTGATCGGCGATTCACGATCAGAGCTTAGGGAAGCTGTGGCGATAATCAGCCAGCCCATGACGTTACCAGAATCATCAGCTAACCGCCAAGCGCTCTGTGGTTGTTGATGCTCAAGCTGTTGCAAATCTTCAAGTTTTATGACTTCTTGCAATCTCAACAGCAGCTTTTTTTCTGCTGTCAGCACTTCTACAAATAAAGGTTGTGAGTTTGGGGATGGAGAACGAGAAACATAGCAAACTGTGGCAACGGTTTCTTGTGGTTGAAACAACGCGATGCCTACGGCACAATCTGTAAGTGCCAAATTACTGCTGTGAACAGCACTGTTAATTTCGTTAACCACAGCTTGGAAAATTTCTGCTTGTGCGGCTCCTGCCTGTGGGACAGTGTTACAAGCAGAAAGCAGGCAATCATTAAGGCGACTTTGCAACTGGTTTAAGCTGCTCTCCAACCACAGTTGTGCGCGAAGTTGCTCAATTGTTGTCAAAAGTTTTGGCGTTGCATCTATCAGTGAGTTCTGGTCTGGTAAGCTTGAGTACTGCTGCATGGTCAACTAGACCGCTGAACAAATTTAGCTTTGCATAAAAATCCGAATAGGATTTTATGCATATTAGCCGAGAATTCTTTTTTATTTATAAACCATAACTTATGTTGTTATAAACCATAGCTTATGATGCCGAATTTAGCAGCTAGACAAAAAAATTATTTTATGAACCATTAACCTAAAATTTTTTAAAAGCAACTTGAGACTTATGGATACACAATTCGCCCAACTAATGGTTAATGGGATTGCGGTGGGGAGCATTATTGCGCTAGCCGCAGTCGGACTGACTCTTACTTATGGAATTTTACGACTATCAAATTTTGCTCACGGTGACTTTCTCACTTTAGGAGCATATCTCACCTGGCTGATAAACACCATTGGAGTTAATATTTGGCTGTCGATGATTTTGGCAGCAGCGGGAACAGTTGCAGCAATGCTGTTATCGGAAAAGTTACTGT
This Nostoc sp. C052 DNA region includes the following protein-coding sequences:
- a CDS encoding site-specific DNA-methyltransferase translates to MQEELITPPKEIIFNPSYTQQNGAAYLGDSLKLIKFIDDNSINLIITSPPFALTRKKEYGNESAEKYIEWFLPFASEFKRVLAENGSFVLDLGGAYLPGNPVRSIYQYELLVRLCKEVGFFLAQEFYHYNPSRLPTPAEWVTIRRIRVKDSVNTVWWLSKTPNPKADNRKVLKPYSQSMKQLLKNGYKAKIRPSGHDISDKFQKDNQGAIPPNLLEIANTESNSAYLRRCKTAEIRPHPARFPQGFAEFFIKFLTDEGDIVLDPFAGSNTTGFVSENLQRRWISFEINENYVMGSRYRFGQ
- a CDS encoding SGNH/GDSL hydrolase family protein; translated protein: MRDPYLLAAGLLTGLAIPASALPHLSIVLPENSRFLWDLKQGSQAIVSTKIIKNVDLSLPELSGQAFQPLKSSQLSVGEKNIPSVPEFGSPGLPTPTESSLNPSTQATTLLLTSGNQLYYQRLAALKTGQIYTRVDSDNLQSLWESIKKRQLTYDDWKSLLALEARAIAQGQGPNHLSILVGDSLSMWFPREKLPAGKLWLNQGISGDTSSGVLKRLGAFSATRPDVIYIMAGINDLRKGASDETILRNYRRIVRHLRQAHPQAQIIVQSILPTRLPKISNSRIRHINIQLTVIAKQEGANYLNIYSSFTDMEGNLRPELTTDGLHLSQEGYDVWRTALQQIEYKLTQRQN
- a CDS encoding DUF4864 domain-containing protein; its protein translation is MEVTDTDAINIRSVIEYQLAAFKKDDAQGAFTFASPAIQTQFGTPENFMLMVKTSYPAVYRPRSVFFEKITTIHGSITQPVLLLAPDGVPLRALYFMEKQLDRIWRINGCFLVSLEGK
- the larE gene encoding ATP-dependent sacrificial sulfur transferase LarE; this encodes MLTEKFEQLRALFTEMEQALIAYSGGVDSTLVAKIAYDVLGDRALAVTAVSPSLLPEELEDAKIQAATIGIPHKIVQTHEMENPNYTSNPVNRCYFCKSELHDTLKPLALELGYPYVVDGVNADDLHDYRPGIQAAKERGARSPLAEIGVTKLEVRQLSQQLGLPWWDKPAQPCLSSRFPYGEEITVAKLQRVGRGEIYLRKLGWQNLRVRSEGDTARIELPPEQIKEFVLTNDLQTLVSAFQDFGFIYVTLDLEGYRSGKLNQVLNREALGVKV
- the hrmK gene encoding hybrid histidine kinase/response regulator HrmK; translation: MQQYSSLPDQNSLIDATPKLLTTIEQLRAQLWLESSLNQLQSRLNDCLLSACNTVPQAGAAQAEIFQAVVNEINSAVHSSNLALTDCAVGIALFQPQETVATVCYVSRSPSPNSQPLFVEVLTAEKKLLLRLQEVIKLEDLQQLEHQQPQSAWRLADDSGNVMGWLIIATASLSSDRESPIKSQAQLRSQLMARSAKYCTTALVQLRHILSWSQRYQQLSNSNQELERTNQLKNQFLANTSHEIRTPLSSIIGFTHLLLAPGYEPTKERQQEYLNIIQSSGKHLLALINDILDLSKIEANQLEVQWEIIDVPLLCSNVLALVKEKAANKGLKLCLELEPDITTLVADPLRLKQMLLNLIFNALKFTSEGSVGLRVAPKGVFVHFTVWDTGSGISQEDQVQLFEPYFQIAKAVAGGVEGTGLGLAVTQKLAKIHGGSVKVESEVNRGSRFTLVLPFKQEIGARGDEADEETKFSSFPLHFTPSSSVEILLVENDLPNADLMQIYLRKLGYQVTWVKNAAEMWETLTVLEPAVILMDVCLTDANGLNLVQQLREHPQYRTIPVIVQTAMAMKGDRETCLAAGVNDYISKPIDLPLLASLVAKYSKAPTSLGGE